A single region of the Thermodesulfatator indicus DSM 15286 genome encodes:
- a CDS encoding aminoglycoside phosphotransferase family protein — translation MSEVVDYLRRKGISCDQIIPLTGDGSARNFYRLLRKNDSLILICPQPGKFGLKESRSYVKIGEFLRENGLPVPAIYDYDEARGFILVEDLGDIRLEDLTKEKRFSLFPQVFEILAQLREIKPAFPREYVLDTLFYDETLMWEKEALYFQDSFVKGYMGLDDEEIEPLLRGLWEKAKRYVNFFSLLHRDFQSRNLMVKNGTIWMIDFQGMRIGPTAYDLASFLIDPYQGLTFEEISIWLSKFQNGFPGLVTEKAFWALALFRNFQALGAFAKLSREGKTWFSRYIPIALASLRKLLNCFPPEGEELAKKLVKN, via the coding sequence ATGTCAGAAGTAGTTGACTATTTGCGAAGAAAGGGGATTTCTTGCGACCAGATTATCCCCCTCACTGGAGATGGTTCGGCCAGAAATTTTTATCGACTTTTACGGAAAAATGATTCTTTGATACTTATTTGCCCTCAGCCAGGAAAATTTGGCCTAAAAGAATCCCGTTCTTATGTAAAGATTGGCGAATTCTTGAGGGAAAATGGCCTTCCTGTGCCAGCTATTTATGATTACGATGAGGCCAGAGGTTTTATACTGGTAGAAGACCTTGGTGATATTCGACTTGAAGATTTAACCAAAGAGAAGCGCTTTAGTCTTTTCCCACAAGTTTTTGAAATTCTTGCCCAGCTAAGGGAAATTAAGCCGGCTTTCCCTCGGGAATACGTTTTAGATACCCTTTTTTACGATGAGACCTTAATGTGGGAAAAGGAGGCCCTTTATTTCCAGGATTCTTTTGTAAAGGGATATATGGGCCTTGATGACGAAGAGATAGAACCTCTGCTCAGAGGTTTATGGGAGAAAGCCAAAAGGTATGTAAATTTTTTTTCTTTACTTCATAGGGATTTTCAGTCACGTAATCTAATGGTGAAAAACGGGACCATTTGGATGATAGATTTTCAAGGAATGAGAATCGGGCCAACAGCCTATGACCTAGCTTCTTTTTTGATTGATCCGTACCAGGGGCTTACTTTTGAAGAGATTTCCATTTGGCTTAGTAAATTTCAAAATGGATTTCCAGGTTTAGTTACCGAAAAGGCGTTTTGGGCGCTCGCTCTTTTTAGAAATTTTCAGGCCCTGGGGGCCTTTGCCAAGTTGAGCCGAGAGGGTAAGACCTGGTTTAGCCGCTATATTCCTATAGCTTTGGCTTCTCTTAGAAAGCTTTTGAACTGTTTCCCCCCAGAAGGCGAAGAACTTGCTAAAAAATTAGTAAAAAATTAG
- a CDS encoding nucleotidyltransferase family protein has product MGRRAFVLAAGLGTRLLPYTRFVPKPLFHVLGKPILGLIFDELRRAAFSVIGLNTHHLASQIENFVKKYAKSHPEVTFKVYREPEVLGPTGALYGARGFFSEPTLVINADIVTNFPFNTLLSAHKRFGGEATLLLMAGKSLANVLVEGERLKGFGEGGYTFTGLQVITPELVARLREGDRDLVPTYTRLLAEGSQINCQVVAGFYWRDIGSLSSYLEVHEDLLKKRASFYGLPMPISPFVLPEEIKTRDLLLEDWVFIEQRVKIALPAKLKRVVAWQGAIIPSGSFSDTLFIPEKGPCQK; this is encoded by the coding sequence ATGGGGAGACGGGCCTTTGTTTTGGCCGCAGGGCTGGGCACGCGCCTTCTCCCTTATACCCGTTTTGTCCCCAAGCCTCTTTTCCATGTTCTCGGTAAACCCATTCTTGGCCTCATTTTTGATGAACTCAGACGGGCTGCTTTTTCTGTCATCGGGTTAAATACCCATCATCTTGCCTCTCAAATTGAAAATTTTGTTAAAAAATACGCTAAATCCCATCCAGAAGTAACTTTTAAAGTTTATCGTGAGCCAGAGGTCCTGGGGCCAACTGGTGCCCTTTACGGAGCGAGAGGTTTTTTTAGTGAACCTACCCTGGTGATAAACGCTGATATAGTTACGAATTTTCCATTTAATACTCTTCTTAGCGCCCATAAAAGATTTGGCGGTGAGGCTACTCTTTTGCTAATGGCGGGAAAATCTTTGGCCAATGTGCTAGTTGAGGGAGAAAGGCTTAAAGGCTTTGGAGAAGGAGGCTATACTTTTACCGGGCTTCAGGTAATTACTCCGGAATTGGTAGCCCGTTTGCGAGAAGGAGACCGGGATTTAGTCCCCACTTATACACGTTTGTTAGCTGAGGGTAGCCAAATCAACTGTCAGGTAGTGGCTGGCTTTTACTGGCGCGATATCGGGAGTTTGTCTTCTTATCTAGAGGTTCACGAGGATCTTCTCAAAAAAAGGGCTTCATTTTACGGACTCCCTATGCCAATTTCTCCGTTTGTGCTACCAGAAGAAATTAAGACTCGAGATCTCCTTTTAGAAGACTGGGTTTTTATTGAACAAAGGGTAAAAATTGCTTTGCCAGCCAAGTTGAAGCGAGTGGTAGCCTGGCAGGGAGCAATTATTCCTTCAGGAAGTTTTTCTGATACGCTTTTTATCCCTGAGAAAGGGCCATGTCAGAAGTAG
- the tatA gene encoding twin-arginine translocase TatA/TatE family subunit yields the protein MFGLGSQELLIILLIALVLFGAKRLPEIGAGLGKGIRAFKEGLREGENIEAEAKEEIEKKKA from the coding sequence ATGTTTGGACTTGGCTCTCAAGAACTTTTAATTATTCTTCTTATTGCTTTGGTCCTTTTTGGAGCCAAAAGGCTTCCTGAAATTGGTGCAGGCCTTGGTAAAGGTATAAGGGCCTTTAAAGAGGGGCTCCGCGAAGGTGAAAACATAGAAGCTGAAGCTAAAGAAGAGATTGAAAAGAAAAAGGCGTAA